A genomic window from Terrisporobacter glycolicus ATCC 14880 = DSM 1288 includes:
- a CDS encoding PIG-L family deacetylase, producing MIKNKKLLFCIFIGLILLIFWIQKTDSDYIIERDIGIHNRVFKEYVVFYPQHQDDEVLWGGSALKRAVNTLGPEHVFVVLGSDGSGVNVFKDKFYKNKSRKEKAELRNKEFYAALYDLGIKEENILILADMDNKSGDHFDLMREVALGFEKKYKSVTHVAHTYKYDDHPMHRKNGSIIIDLYNLGKIKDAMFYLKPQYIKKVPSDKRVIYKATNNEDYEAIVNACNEYRVINKDEDRHGIGYISAHSHFDQLLSDPELTSVFHLPY from the coding sequence ATGATTAAAAACAAAAAGTTATTGTTTTGTATTTTTATAGGATTAATTTTATTAATATTTTGGATACAAAAAACAGATTCAGATTATATAATTGAAAGAGATATAGGTATTCATAACAGAGTTTTTAAAGAATATGTTGTGTTTTACCCTCAACACCAAGATGATGAGGTATTGTGGGGAGGAAGTGCTTTAAAAAGAGCTGTAAATACATTAGGTCCAGAACATGTATTTGTAGTACTGGGATCAGATGGAAGTGGAGTCAATGTATTTAAGGATAAATTTTATAAAAATAAAAGTAGAAAAGAAAAAGCAGAACTAAGAAACAAGGAGTTTTATGCAGCACTGTATGATTTGGGAATTAAAGAAGAAAACATTTTAATACTTGCAGATATGGATAATAAATCAGGAGATCACTTTGATTTAATGAGAGAAGTTGCTTTAGGTTTTGAAAAAAAATATAAAAGTGTGACTCATGTAGCTCATACGTACAAATACGACGACCATCCCATGCATAGAAAAAATGGAAGTATAATTATTGATTTATACAATTTAGGAAAAATAAAAGATGCAATGTTTTATTTAAAACCTCAATATATAAAAAAAGTTCCATCAGATAAAAGAGTCATATATAAGGCAACGAATAACGAAGACTATGAGGCTATTGTCAATGCCTGCAATGAATATAGGGTTATTAACAAAGATGAAGATAGACATGGAATAGGATATATTTCTGCTCATAGTCATTTTGATCAATTGTTAAGTGATCCTGAATTAACATCTGTATTTCATCTGCCCTATTAA
- a CDS encoding amidohydrolase has product MKKIYFNGNIITVDKNESVAEAILIEDGKIKAVGSNEEILLLEKNAEKIDLEKKTVLPGFIDPHGHIVAMSQTLMIVMLGNVNSKEELLERLKKELKENPVEEGKWLIGFGYDNSKFEGGLHPTKFDLDTVSKDIPISISHASGHLAAVNSKALELYGYSGDDYIVPEGGVVRTVSPDSKEANGVLEENAILDSEKKKIIPSPGFEDVLKAVVKAQKLYASLGITTTQDASVEEANHYNDILETCAKNNMLFLDIVGLATQPSTKNLMKNEKTPKREYRNHYRLGGGKTWLDGSPQGFTAWLSKPYYVVPEGKSVDYCGYGTQSDEAVTNYFVDCIEMNIQVNVHTNGDEACEQFLRCYEKAVEITGHGKELRSVMVHCQALRYDQLDRVKELNAIPTFFNDHVRFWGDLHYNKVFGPERAQNISPIGWALEKGIKFTLHQDPPVKVPNQILAIHNAVNRKTESGRVLGEHQRISVMEAIKAVTINGAYQYFEEDSKGSLEVGKLADMVIVDKNPLEIPVEELETIKVLETIKEGKQIFVI; this is encoded by the coding sequence ATGAAAAAAATATATTTTAACGGAAATATAATAACAGTAGACAAAAATGAATCTGTTGCTGAAGCTATCTTAATTGAAGATGGTAAAATTAAAGCTGTTGGAAGCAATGAGGAAATTTTATTATTAGAAAAGAACGCTGAAAAAATTGATTTAGAAAAGAAAACAGTTTTACCAGGGTTTATTGATCCACATGGTCATATAGTTGCAATGTCACAAACATTAATGATAGTAATGTTAGGAAATGTAAATTCTAAAGAAGAGTTACTTGAAAGATTAAAAAAAGAATTAAAAGAAAACCCAGTAGAAGAGGGGAAATGGCTAATAGGATTTGGATACGATAATTCTAAGTTTGAAGGCGGATTACATCCAACTAAATTTGACTTAGATACTGTTAGCAAAGATATACCAATAAGTATTTCTCATGCATCAGGACATTTAGCTGCTGTAAACTCAAAAGCATTAGAGCTTTACGGATATAGTGGAGATGATTACATAGTACCAGAAGGTGGAGTTGTAAGAACTGTTTCACCAGATTCAAAAGAAGCAAATGGCGTTTTAGAAGAAAATGCCATACTTGATAGTGAAAAGAAAAAAATAATACCAAGCCCAGGATTTGAAGATGTATTAAAAGCTGTAGTTAAAGCTCAAAAACTTTATGCGTCACTGGGAATTACTACTACGCAGGATGCATCTGTAGAAGAAGCTAATCATTACAATGATATTTTAGAAACTTGTGCTAAGAATAACATGTTGTTTTTAGACATAGTAGGTTTAGCTACTCAACCCTCAACTAAAAACTTAATGAAAAATGAAAAAACTCCAAAGAGAGAGTACAGAAATCATTATAGATTAGGTGGAGGTAAAACTTGGTTAGATGGTTCACCACAAGGATTTACTGCTTGGCTGAGCAAGCCTTACTATGTAGTACCAGAGGGAAAATCAGTTGACTACTGTGGGTATGGAACTCAAAGTGATGAAGCAGTAACTAATTATTTTGTTGATTGTATAGAAATGAATATTCAAGTTAATGTTCATACAAATGGAGATGAAGCTTGTGAGCAATTCTTAAGATGCTACGAAAAAGCTGTAGAAATAACAGGTCATGGAAAAGAATTAAGATCAGTTATGGTTCATTGCCAAGCTCTAAGATATGATCAATTAGATAGAGTAAAAGAATTAAATGCAATACCTACATTCTTTAACGATCATGTTAGGTTCTGGGGAGATTTACATTATAACAAAGTATTTGGACCTGAAAGAGCTCAAAATATATCTCCAATAGGATGGGCGTTAGAAAAAGGCATAAAATTTACACTACATCAAGATCCTCCAGTAAAGGTTCCAAATCAGATATTAGCTATTCACAATGCTGTTAATAGAAAAACTGAGTCTGGAAGAGTTTTAGGTGAACACCAAAGAATTTCAGTAATGGAAGCTATAAAGGCAGTTACCATAAATGGAGCTTATCAATATTTTGAAGAAGACAGTAAAGGATCTTTAGAAGTTGGTAAACTAGCCGATATGGTAATAGTAGATAAAAACCCACTGGAAATACCTGTAGAAGAACTAGAAACTATAAAAGTATTAGAAACAATTAAAGAAGGAAAACAAATATTTGTCATATAA
- a CDS encoding TldD/PmbA family protein: MEFLQFKNLLFEKAKIAGFDECEIYFSDGESISISVYEGEVEKYNLAKSFGLSFRGKINNKMGYSYTEILDEAAIDMLINSAKNSANLIENDDETFIYVGDKTYSEVKTYSKELENIDPGKMIDLALDLEKEAKNYSEKVVNINGCKISYSSSNYGIYNTKGLELNNKGNILTSYVVPVVQDESGKNDGVGYVVASSLDEVKPRQMVAQGVEEALSKLGGKSIPSGNYKTIIYNEAMVQLLETFASTFSGDAAQKGLSLLKGKEGQMIASPIVTIVDDPLMDDGLATSPFDDEGVATFTKELVYEGKLNTLLHNLKTAHKQGVKSTGNGFKASYASSVGVSESNLYLRKGEKSFEDLMNKIGEGVIITDLAGLHSGANTVSGDFSLAAKGFYVENGKKTFPVEQITLAGNYFDLLKNIVAVGDDLKFPMSNVGSPSVIATGLSIAGK, translated from the coding sequence ATGGAATTTTTACAGTTTAAGAATTTATTATTTGAAAAAGCAAAAATTGCTGGATTTGATGAGTGTGAGATTTATTTTAGTGATGGCGAAAGTATAAGTATCTCTGTTTATGAAGGAGAAGTGGAAAAATATAATTTAGCTAAGTCTTTTGGACTTTCTTTTAGAGGAAAAATCAACAATAAAATGGGATATTCTTATACTGAAATATTAGACGAAGCTGCTATAGATATGTTAATTAATAGTGCTAAAAACAGTGCAAACCTAATTGAAAACGATGATGAAACTTTTATTTATGTTGGAGATAAAACATATAGTGAAGTAAAAACTTATTCTAAAGAATTAGAAAATATAGATCCAGGTAAAATGATAGATTTAGCATTAGATTTAGAAAAAGAAGCTAAAAACTACTCAGAGAAAGTTGTAAATATAAATGGTTGTAAAATTTCTTATTCTTCATCAAACTACGGAATTTACAATACTAAAGGTTTAGAACTAAATAATAAAGGTAATATCCTAACGTCTTATGTGGTGCCAGTAGTGCAAGATGAAAGTGGAAAAAATGATGGTGTGGGTTATGTGGTAGCATCCTCTTTAGATGAAGTTAAACCAAGACAAATGGTGGCGCAAGGTGTGGAGGAAGCCTTATCAAAATTAGGTGGAAAAAGCATTCCATCAGGAAACTACAAAACAATTATATACAACGAAGCAATGGTACAGTTATTAGAAACATTCGCATCAACTTTTAGTGGAGATGCAGCACAAAAAGGTCTTTCACTTTTAAAAGGAAAAGAAGGGCAAATGATAGCTTCACCAATTGTTACTATAGTTGATGATCCACTAATGGATGATGGTCTTGCGACGTCACCTTTTGACGATGAAGGTGTGGCAACTTTCACAAAGGAACTAGTTTATGAAGGAAAATTAAACACATTACTTCATAACTTAAAAACTGCTCACAAACAAGGAGTAAAGTCTACAGGCAACGGGTTTAAAGCTTCATATGCATCTTCAGTAGGTGTAAGTGAAAGCAATTTATATCTTAGAAAAGGGGAAAAATCTTTTGAAGATTTGATGAATAAGATTGGTGAAGGTGTAATTATAACAGATTTAGCAGGACTTCACTCAGGAGCAAACACTGTAAGTGGAGATTTCTCTCTTGCAGCAAAAGGTTTCTATGTGGAAAATGGTAAGAAGACTTTCCCAGTGGAGCAAATCACACTAGCAGGAAATTATTTTGATTTACTTAAAAACATAGTGGCTGTAGGAGATGATTTAAAATTCCCTATGAGTAATGTTGGTTCACCATCAGTAATCGCCACAGGACTTTCCATAGCAGGAAAATAA
- a CDS encoding ABC transporter ATP-binding protein has translation MLKIKDLHFKYKNSKTNNIEDFNIDIKKGEIIGILGESGSGKSTMLRIIAGLESAYKGRIVIDDKVVYDNKNFVEPENRGIGMVFQDYALFPHMTVAKNIMFGLKKMSKSEKEKRMTEMLELVNLVEHKDKYPHELSGGQQQRIAIARALAPNPSILLLDEPFSNLDAHLQEKIRTELKEIIQKANITSIFVTHDKEDAKALADKVVVLENGKIIKYGDVNIV, from the coding sequence ATGCTTAAGATTAAAGATTTACATTTTAAATATAAAAATTCAAAAACAAATAATATAGAAGATTTTAATATAGATATAAAAAAAGGAGAAATTATAGGAATACTGGGAGAGAGTGGTAGTGGGAAAAGTACCATGTTGAGAATAATAGCAGGTTTAGAAAGTGCATATAAAGGTAGAATTGTTATAGATGATAAGGTAGTATATGACAATAAAAACTTTGTAGAACCTGAAAATAGAGGAATTGGAATGGTATTTCAGGATTATGCATTATTTCCACATATGACTGTAGCTAAAAATATAATGTTTGGATTAAAGAAAATGAGTAAGTCAGAGAAAGAAAAAAGAATGACAGAAATGTTAGAACTAGTTAATCTAGTAGAACATAAAGATAAATATCCTCATGAATTAAGTGGTGGACAGCAACAGCGTATTGCAATAGCTAGAGCCCTAGCACCTAATCCATCCATACTTTTACTAGATGAACCATTTAGTAATTTAGATGCTCATTTGCAAGAAAAAATAAGAACAGAGCTTAAAGAAATTATACAAAAGGCTAATATTACATCTATATTTGTAACTCATGACAAAGAAGATGCAAAGGCCCTTGCAGATAAAGTAGTAGTATTAGAAAATGGTAAGATTATAAAATATGGAGATGTAAATATAGTATAG
- a CDS encoding ABC transporter permease, which translates to MKKIKFNGWALLSTIFMLMIVLPNIDVIVHLFQKPNENWYHIKEYLLQDYIKNTITIALYTGIFTMIIGTSLAWLVSAYEFPMRKFYRWALALPLAIPPYIAAYTYAGMLGYTGGIQTFLRNKLNMEVNQKYFDIMSMEGAIFIFTIFLLPYVYMVVRAYLEKQAASLVESARMLGENAIGVFLRVVVPISRGVIVAGVTLVVLEVLSDYGVVSYFGIQTFSTAIFKSWFSMSDVDSAIRLAGILIVGVFIVMTSEKLLRGRKRYSSTNTKVRPLTRKKLTGMKAALAFLSCFIIFALGFLIPTLQLLKWAFMSYSKVLNMDFFNLVYNSIWIAGVSSLLVIVMALIIGNYTRINNNLLSKLYSKITLIGYSIPGAVVAITIVLFFVDIDNKMSWLYKIFDPNAPTLLLSMSLVMLVFAYMIRFLAVGYQSIEGGFDKIGKKFYEASRTLGYSRTKTFFRVDLPMIRPAIVSGFALVLVDIIKELPLALLLRPFNFNTLATKVFEYANDEMIVEASVPSLLIILVSFIAIYMLYKVGDKEEENA; encoded by the coding sequence ATGAAGAAAATTAAATTTAATGGTTGGGCATTACTTAGCACAATATTTATGCTTATGATAGTGCTACCAAACATTGACGTTATAGTACATTTATTTCAAAAGCCTAATGAAAATTGGTATCACATAAAAGAATATTTATTACAAGACTATATAAAAAATACAATAACAATAGCATTGTATACAGGAATTTTTACAATGATAATAGGAACATCTCTTGCTTGGCTAGTGTCAGCCTATGAATTTCCTATGAGAAAGTTTTACAGATGGGCACTAGCTCTTCCTCTTGCCATACCACCATATATTGCAGCATACACTTATGCTGGTATGTTAGGTTATACAGGAGGGATACAAACCTTTTTAAGAAACAAATTAAATATGGAAGTTAATCAAAAGTATTTTGATATTATGAGTATGGAAGGAGCTATATTTATTTTTACAATATTTTTACTTCCTTATGTATATATGGTAGTAAGAGCTTATTTAGAAAAACAGGCAGCATCTTTAGTAGAAAGTGCTAGGATGCTGGGAGAAAATGCTATAGGAGTATTTTTAAGAGTAGTTGTTCCAATAAGTAGAGGAGTAATAGTTGCAGGTGTAACATTAGTAGTATTGGAGGTACTTAGTGACTATGGTGTAGTTTCATATTTTGGAATACAAACTTTTTCTACAGCTATATTTAAGAGTTGGTTTAGTATGAGCGATGTTGACAGTGCTATAAGGTTGGCGGGAATCTTAATAGTTGGGGTATTTATTGTAATGACTAGTGAAAAATTATTAAGAGGAAGAAAAAGATACAGCTCAACAAATACAAAAGTAAGACCTTTAACAAGAAAAAAATTAACAGGAATGAAAGCTGCTTTAGCTTTTTTAAGTTGTTTTATAATTTTTGCTTTAGGTTTTTTAATACCAACATTACAGCTTTTAAAATGGGCTTTTATGAGTTATTCAAAAGTATTAAATATGGATTTTTTTAATCTTGTATATAATTCAATATGGATAGCAGGAGTATCTAGTTTACTGGTTATAGTAATGGCACTTATAATAGGAAACTATACGAGAATAAATAATAACTTATTATCAAAGTTATATTCTAAGATAACTCTTATAGGATATTCCATACCTGGTGCAGTTGTTGCCATAACAATAGTTTTATTTTTCGTAGATATAGATAATAAAATGTCCTGGTTATATAAAATATTCGACCCTAATGCACCTACTTTATTGCTAAGTATGAGTTTAGTAATGTTAGTGTTTGCATATATGATAAGATTTTTGGCTGTGGGATACCAATCTATAGAAGGTGGATTTGACAAAATAGGAAAGAAATTTTATGAAGCTTCAAGAACTTTAGGATACTCAAGAACAAAAACATTTTTTAGAGTTGACTTGCCTATGATTAGACCGGCAATAGTAAGTGGATTTGCTTTAGTTTTAGTAGATATAATAAAAGAATTACCTCTAGCACTTTTGCTTAGACCATTTAATTTTAATACATTGGCAACAAAAGTTTTTGAATATGCAAATGATGAAATGATAGTAGAGGCCTCAGTGCCATCACTATTAATAATATTAGTAAGTTTTATAGCCATATATATGTTATATAAAGTAGGAGATAAGGAGGAAGAAAATGCTTAA
- a CDS encoding ROK family transcriptional regulator: MANSETIKSINIKTVCNILKENESISKTDIAKYTGLSFPTVSTVIEHLIEKNEVTEAGMKNSLGGRCAKKYSLNPMYAVSLILYLEGNKINWIVNDFCKNKIDNGCTDLKNRILEEMDNIVSLVKSQYTQLASIMIGVAGTVKDGKIVSFIEYKELQGINLIDYFIKKYNVPVNVENDMNVAVKGYWERHDTKNKEAVVNIYKGHNGIGSSMVLEGKVWKGTRNFAGELHYLPICDDNLEYATSGFNGVNIVEYYGKIIQSYIVLVNPNLIVLYNNAYIADKLDEIKNYCTLLIPKEVMPEVIISDEFINDYEYGLIKMANDLVD, encoded by the coding sequence ATGGCAAATTCAGAAACTATAAAAAGTATAAACATTAAAACAGTTTGTAATATATTGAAGGAAAACGAATCCATAAGTAAAACAGATATAGCTAAATATACAGGATTAAGTTTTCCAACTGTAAGTACAGTAATAGAACATTTAATTGAAAAAAATGAAGTTACTGAAGCTGGTATGAAAAATTCTCTTGGGGGAAGATGTGCGAAAAAGTATAGCTTAAACCCCATGTATGCAGTTTCATTAATCTTATATTTAGAAGGAAATAAGATTAATTGGATAGTAAATGATTTTTGTAAAAATAAAATAGATAATGGATGTACTGATTTAAAAAATAGAATACTTGAAGAAATGGACAATATAGTATCATTAGTAAAATCACAATACACTCAATTAGCAAGTATAATGATTGGAGTAGCAGGCACTGTTAAAGATGGGAAAATTGTATCTTTTATAGAATATAAAGAGTTACAAGGAATAAATTTAATTGATTATTTTATAAAAAAATATAATGTTCCTGTAAATGTGGAGAATGATATGAATGTTGCTGTTAAAGGATATTGGGAAAGACATGACACAAAGAATAAAGAAGCAGTAGTTAATATATATAAGGGTCACAATGGAATAGGTTCTAGTATGGTTTTAGAAGGAAAGGTATGGAAAGGAACACGTAACTTTGCCGGAGAGTTACACTACCTTCCCATATGTGATGATAATTTAGAATATGCCACAAGTGGTTTTAATGGAGTTAATATTGTTGAATATTATGGAAAAATAATTCAATCATATATCGTTTTAGTAAATCCAAATTTAATTGTTCTATATAATAATGCATACATTGCTGATAAATTAGATGAAATAAAAAATTACTGTACACTTTTAATTCCAAAAGAAGTAATGCCAGAGGTTATTATTTCAGATGAATTTATAAATGATTATGAATATGGGTTAATAAAAATGGCTAACGATTTAGTAGATTGA
- a CDS encoding LURP-one-related family protein gives MLFKDKLSVTSKYGDLTIKGDYFDHNYGIYKGGELIAQVAKEFFSFTDNYYIDIYFEDESFVLALVVIIDKQKNNN, from the coding sequence ATACTATTCAAAGATAAACTAAGTGTAACTAGTAAGTATGGAGACTTAACTATTAAAGGTGACTATTTTGACCATAATTATGGAATATATAAAGGTGGAGAACTTATAGCTCAAGTGGCTAAAGAGTTTTTCTCATTTACTGATAATTATTATATAGATATATATTTTGAAGATGAATCTTTTGTCTTAGCTTTGGTTGTTATAATAGATAAGCAAAAAAATAATAATTAG
- a CDS encoding NUDIX hydrolase, with translation MKYTHIVFDVDGTLIDSEKAVLKSLQKTIEEEGINKSLDDLKFALGIPGKDALSVLGIEDLEGVEERWNENLLKYSDEMKLFEGIKQVIQELKYKNVSLGIVTSKTRKEYETDFLKFGLNSYFDLVICADDTRKHKPDKEPIEKYIEITKAKKEETIYIGDSIYDMQCSKDAGVDFALALWGANETEKIKAEYKLKTPKSILGIIMKPDVKNMEWLDWAIELQHLAQVGLAYSKDPYDIERFKMVRHISAEIISSKTELNFDKVNDLFCNETGFQTPKLDTRAAIFEDNKILLVKEISTNTWSLPGGWVDVDQSIYSNTVKEVKEEAGLDVIPSKLIAIQDRNKHNIPRYAYGVCKVFMLCKALGGEFKENIETCDSGFFSLDELPELDMAKNTKDQIKMCFLAEKDPNWQTIFD, from the coding sequence ATGAAATATACGCATATAGTATTTGATGTTGATGGTACTTTAATAGATTCAGAAAAAGCAGTTTTAAAATCATTACAAAAAACTATAGAAGAAGAAGGTATTAATAAAAGTTTAGATGACTTAAAGTTTGCCTTAGGCATACCTGGAAAGGATGCTTTATCCGTACTTGGGATAGAAGATTTAGAAGGTGTTGAAGAAAGATGGAATGAAAACTTATTAAAATATTCTGATGAAATGAAACTTTTTGAAGGAATAAAGCAAGTTATTCAAGAGTTAAAATACAAAAACGTCAGTCTAGGTATTGTAACATCTAAGACAAGAAAAGAATATGAAACAGATTTTTTAAAATTTGGACTAAACTCATATTTTGATTTAGTTATTTGTGCAGATGATACTAGAAAACACAAACCTGACAAAGAGCCTATAGAGAAGTATATAGAAATCACGAAAGCAAAGAAAGAAGAAACTATATATATAGGTGATTCTATTTATGATATGCAATGTTCAAAAGATGCAGGTGTTGACTTTGCACTAGCATTATGGGGGGCAAATGAAACAGAAAAAATAAAAGCTGAATATAAACTAAAAACTCCTAAAAGTATATTAGGTATTATAATGAAACCTGATGTAAAGAATATGGAATGGTTAGATTGGGCAATTGAATTACAGCACTTAGCACAAGTAGGACTAGCATATTCAAAAGATCCATATGATATAGAACGATTTAAAATGGTACGTCATATATCAGCAGAAATAATTAGCTCAAAAACAGAATTAAATTTTGATAAAGTTAATGATTTATTTTGCAACGAGACAGGATTTCAAACGCCTAAGCTAGATACAAGAGCAGCAATTTTTGAGGATAATAAAATATTACTAGTGAAAGAAATTAGTACAAATACTTGGTCTTTACCAGGAGGCTGGGTTGATGTAGATCAGTCTATTTACTCAAATACTGTTAAAGAAGTTAAAGAAGAGGCAGGTCTTGATGTTATTCCTAGTAAGCTAATAGCAATTCAAGATAGAAATAAACATAATATACCAAGATATGCTTATGGAGTATGCAAAGTTTTTATGTTATGCAAAGCACTTGGTGGAGAGTTTAAAGAGAATATTGAAACATGTGATAGTGGATTTTTTAGTTTAGATGAATTGCCTGAATTAGATATGGCAAAAAATACAAAAGATCAAATAAAAATGTGTTTTCTAGCAGAAAAAGATCCTAATTGGCAAACAATATTTGATTAA
- a CDS encoding Fe(3+) ABC transporter substrate-binding protein, producing MTLKKKSIISLATIAMLTIGVATGCAPKTSKSQENVINVYSARHYDVDKELYKEFEEKTGIKVNVVEGKAPELLERLKREGKDTQADVFATADVANLYQAIDGELTQPIESETVNKNIPKNLRGNNNEWVGLTTRARIVAYDKEKVDPSQLSTYDDLTSDKWKGKILTRSSDSSYNQSLLASFIELNGEEKAQTWAKGMVNNFARQPEGNDRDQVKAIAAGEGELAIVNTYYVGQMLNSKDQEEVKAAKKVKVFFPKNTHVNVSGIVLSKYSKNKENAIKFIEFLTEEKAQEAITNNNFEYPANPNVEPSELLKSWGEFNPQNIDLTKVGEYNKKAVEIFNQVGWK from the coding sequence ATGACACTTAAGAAAAAATCAATAATATCATTAGCAACAATTGCTATGCTAACAATAGGAGTAGCAACGGGGTGTGCTCCAAAAACATCGAAATCTCAGGAAAATGTAATAAATGTATATTCAGCTAGACATTATGATGTAGATAAAGAATTATACAAAGAGTTTGAAGAAAAAACAGGAATAAAAGTAAATGTAGTAGAAGGTAAAGCACCAGAGTTACTTGAAAGATTAAAACGAGAAGGTAAAGATACTCAGGCAGATGTGTTTGCAACAGCAGATGTAGCAAATCTGTATCAAGCAATAGATGGAGAATTAACTCAGCCAATAGAATCAGAAACAGTTAATAAAAACATACCAAAAAATCTAAGAGGAAATAATAATGAGTGGGTAGGTCTTACTACAAGAGCTAGAATAGTAGCATATGATAAAGAAAAAGTAGATCCATCTCAGTTATCAACTTATGATGATTTAACAAGTGATAAATGGAAAGGAAAAATATTAACTAGATCTTCAGATTCTAGTTATAACCAATCTTTACTGGCTTCATTTATAGAGCTTAACGGAGAAGAAAAAGCTCAAACTTGGGCTAAAGGAATGGTAAATAATTTTGCTAGACAACCGGAAGGAAACGATAGAGATCAAGTTAAAGCTATAGCTGCAGGAGAAGGAGAATTAGCTATAGTCAATACTTATTATGTAGGGCAAATGTTAAACTCAAAAGACCAAGAAGAAGTAAAGGCTGCAAAAAAGGTTAAAGTATTCTTCCCTAAAAACACTCATGTAAATGTAAGTGGAATAGTTTTAAGCAAATACTCTAAAAATAAAGAAAATGCAATTAAATTTATAGAATTTTTAACAGAAGAAAAAGCTCAAGAGGCTATAACAAATAACAACTTTGAATATCCTGCTAATCCAAATGTAGAGCCAAGTGAATTGTTAAAATCTTGGGGTGAATTTAATCCTCAAAATATAGACTTAACAAAAGTTGGTGAATATAACAAGAAGGCAGTAGAAATATTTAACCAAGTAGGTTGGAAATAA